The sequence CCAGACACCGACCAGGACCACGCGTTCGAGTCGGAGTTGTCGGTACTCGACCTCGGTGACGTCGGTGAGTTCGGTGGACAGGCCGGCAACTCGGCGCAGCGCGCTGCGATCCTCGAGTTGCATCTCGCCGACCGAGGGCCGCCCATCGTCGTGGGCGAACTCACCGGAGTCCGAGATCGGCGATTCTTCTGTGCGATGTGATTTCGTCATACACCCTCATGATCCCACGGAATGTCGAGGGTGCGCACGTCCATTTCGCGCAGGGCGATCAGGTGAGCGCGTTCCACCACGAATCGTCGACAGTGCCCGACGCCACCAGGACGGACGGCCCGCGCAGGGTCGCCCGGCCGTCGGACAGCGAAACAATGACCTGACCACCGGGAATGCGGACGATGACCTCCCCCGAGTCGGCGCCCTCGTGACGCAGAGCAGCTGTTGCCGCTGCGACCGTTCCGGTCCCGCAAGAGCGTGTTTCCCCGACCCCGCGCTCGTGGACCCGCATGTCGACTGCACCGGAATCGATGCGGGTGAGGATCTCGACGTTGACGCCGTGCGGGAAGAAGCCGGGGTCGAAGCCGGGCGCGGCGGTCAGGTCGAGCGCGGAGAGTGATGCGGCGGTGAGGTGGGGGTCGACGCACGCCAGATGCGGATTTCCGACGTCGATGCCGATTCCGTTGAACACTTTGCCGTCGAGGGTGGCAGCGCTCGATCCGAGGTCGCGAACCTTTCCCATGTCGACGGTCACCTCACCGAGCGGACCCGCGGCCGAGTGGACGACAACAGGCTTACCCCCGGCACGACTCCCGACCACGAACTCGTCGCGTGTCTCGAGTCCGGTGGACAGAAGGTAGTGGGCGAAAACCCGGACGCC comes from Rhodococcus oxybenzonivorans and encodes:
- the dapF gene encoding diaminopimelate epimerase, encoding MDFSKGHGTENDFVVLPDLDVRLDLTVPRVKALCDRRRGLGADGVLRVAKAGALAEAGVLADLPDGTSADDWFMDYRNADGSLAEMCGNGVRVFAHYLLSTGLETRDEFVVGSRAGGKPVVVHSAAGPLGEVTVDMGKVRDLGSSAATLDGKVFNGIGIDVGNPHLACVDPHLTAASLSALDLTAAPGFDPGFFPHGVNVEILTRIDSGAVDMRVHERGVGETRSCGTGTVAAATAALRHEGADSGEVIVRIPGGQVIVSLSDGRATLRGPSVLVASGTVDDSWWNALT